The following proteins come from a genomic window of Pyxidicoccus sp. MSG2:
- a CDS encoding SMP-30/gluconolactonase/LRE family protein, with amino-acid sequence MTDTRHSRLYCLHLLGALTSALLLVTPEAPGAAPEGATSRRERLSLPEGFTYPNGITHSEDGTLFVGSVSSGRILRRAPGGGWTVLFPGSEEVFAVTSLRLDAPRGLLWGTSPDVMGLIRPDGSLGRRAHRLFAVDARTGAVRRIIPVPEGGLGNDLTVAPDGGLYVTDSTRAAVLYLRPGGERLETYVSDARFASKAPGLSGIGPAGIALAPDGKTLAINTFGPGGLFLVRPGGARKPPAVSEVELPRRLENPDGMRFAPDGRLLVLEGASQSGDGRVVRIDVLGKTAGPKRIEVLASGMESPVNLTVEANGRVWVTEARLRERLLKGAAAKVPDAFWVTALSPEN; translated from the coding sequence ATGACGGACACGCGGCATTCGAGGTTGTACTGCCTGCACCTGCTGGGAGCCCTCACCTCGGCGCTCCTGCTTGTCACCCCCGAGGCTCCCGGCGCCGCTCCCGAGGGCGCCACCTCGCGCCGCGAGCGGTTGTCCCTGCCCGAAGGCTTCACGTACCCCAACGGCATCACCCACTCGGAGGACGGGACGCTCTTCGTCGGCTCGGTGTCGAGCGGGCGCATCCTGCGCCGGGCTCCCGGAGGCGGGTGGACGGTGCTGTTCCCCGGCTCCGAGGAGGTCTTCGCCGTGACGAGCCTGCGGCTGGATGCGCCGCGCGGCCTGCTCTGGGGGACCTCTCCCGACGTCATGGGGCTGATACGCCCGGATGGCTCCCTGGGGAGGCGCGCGCACCGGCTCTTCGCGGTGGATGCACGCACCGGCGCGGTGCGACGCATCATCCCCGTACCCGAGGGTGGCCTTGGCAATGACCTCACCGTCGCACCGGATGGCGGGCTGTACGTGACGGACAGCACGCGGGCCGCCGTCCTGTACCTGCGGCCCGGGGGTGAGCGCCTGGAGACCTACGTGTCCGACGCGCGCTTCGCGTCGAAAGCCCCGGGGCTCTCCGGCATCGGGCCCGCGGGAATCGCCCTGGCGCCGGACGGGAAGACGCTCGCCATCAACACCTTTGGTCCCGGCGGGCTCTTCCTCGTGCGCCCGGGAGGGGCGAGGAAACCTCCCGCCGTGAGCGAGGTGGAGCTGCCGCGCCGCCTCGAGAACCCCGACGGGATGCGCTTCGCACCGGATGGCCGACTGCTCGTGCTGGAGGGGGCGTCCCAGAGCGGCGATGGGCGCGTGGTCCGCATCGACGTGCTCGGGAAGACCGCCGGTCCGAAGCGCATCGAGGTGCTGGCCTCCGGAATGGAGTCTCCCGTCAACCTCACGGTGGAAGCGAACGGCCGCGTCTGGGTCACCGAGGCCCGGCTGCGCGAGCGATTGCTGAAGGGAGCGGCGGCGAAGGTGCCGGACGCGTTCTGGGTGACGGCGCTGTCACCCGAGAACTGA